One stretch of Methylopila sp. 73B DNA includes these proteins:
- a CDS encoding D-2-hydroxyacid dehydrogenase, whose amino-acid sequence MTHKIVFLDRESLDANVRAPSFPHEYVEYQSTWTPDEIVERLKDADIALINKVPMRADVLKQLPKLKLIAVAATGTDVVDKAQAKAQGIVVSNIRNYAFNTVPEHVIGLIFALRRAIVPYANSVKRGDWNKSQQFCYFDYPIYDVAGSTLGIVGYGALGKSIGKRAEALGMKILPYDVFPQDGLVDFETVLTQSDIITIHVPLTPDTKNLFGAEQFKKMKNSAILINTARGGLVDEAALLEALKSGEIGGAGFDVVAQEPPKDGNILCDADLPNLIVTPHVAWASKQAMQILADQLIDNVENFVAGKPSNVVE is encoded by the coding sequence ATGACGCACAAGATCGTCTTTCTGGACCGCGAAAGCCTCGACGCCAACGTCCGTGCGCCGAGCTTTCCGCATGAGTACGTCGAATACCAGTCGACCTGGACGCCTGACGAGATCGTCGAGCGCCTGAAGGACGCCGACATCGCCCTGATCAACAAGGTGCCGATGCGGGCCGACGTGCTGAAGCAACTGCCGAAGCTCAAACTGATCGCCGTCGCCGCCACCGGCACCGACGTGGTCGACAAGGCCCAGGCCAAGGCCCAGGGCATCGTCGTTTCGAACATCCGGAACTACGCCTTCAACACCGTGCCCGAGCACGTGATCGGCCTGATCTTCGCGCTGCGACGCGCGATCGTGCCCTACGCCAACTCGGTGAAGCGCGGCGACTGGAACAAGTCGCAGCAGTTCTGCTACTTCGACTATCCGATCTACGACGTCGCCGGCTCCACGCTCGGCATCGTCGGCTACGGCGCCCTCGGCAAGTCGATCGGCAAGCGGGCGGAAGCGCTCGGCATGAAGATCCTGCCCTACGACGTCTTCCCGCAGGACGGCCTGGTCGACTTCGAGACCGTGCTGACCCAGTCGGACATCATCACGATTCACGTGCCGCTCACGCCCGACACCAAGAACCTGTTCGGGGCGGAGCAGTTCAAGAAGATGAAGAACAGCGCCATCCTCATCAACACCGCCCGCGGCGGGCTGGTGGACGAGGCGGCCCTGCTCGAGGCGCTGAAGTCCGGCGAGATCGGCGGCGCGGGCTTCGACGTGGTGGCGCAGGAGCCCCCGAAGGACGGCAACATCCTGTGCGACGCCGACCTGCCGAACCTCATCGTCACCCCGCATGTGGCGTGGGCGTCGAAGCAGGCC